The following coding sequences are from one Natronorubrum halophilum window:
- a CDS encoding YIP1 family protein, with protein MIARLVSNPHAFVARQSKYPGIQTQSIIAIVVGVIFGLQHIGVSSVLGPEFSRVSGPVMVLTGVSLAVPFLIWGLATVAIYFGARVYDGYFQIELLFRLVGWGLAPLIAAGAVSSGTRLYALQSVDAPPEPHFSAFQFEYEAYQAYVDAVAGHPVVIAGTIIAALFVLCSGYVWTLVATHLSDLTTRQAMTVSALPVVVCLGWLVLPLV; from the coding sequence ATGATCGCGAGACTAGTAAGCAATCCGCACGCGTTCGTCGCGCGTCAATCGAAGTATCCGGGGATTCAGACCCAGAGCATCATCGCCATCGTCGTTGGCGTCATCTTCGGCCTCCAGCACATCGGCGTCTCCTCCGTCCTCGGTCCCGAGTTCTCCCGCGTGTCCGGCCCGGTTATGGTGTTGACCGGCGTCTCCCTAGCGGTTCCCTTCCTCATCTGGGGGCTCGCGACCGTCGCCATCTACTTCGGCGCTCGAGTCTACGACGGCTACTTTCAGATCGAACTCCTCTTTCGGCTCGTCGGCTGGGGGCTGGCCCCGCTGATCGCGGCCGGCGCCGTCTCGAGCGGCACGCGCCTTTACGCGTTACAAAGTGTGGACGCCCCGCCGGAGCCACACTTCTCCGCATTCCAGTTCGAGTACGAGGCGTACCAGGCCTACGTCGATGCGGTGGCCGGCCACCCGGTCGTCATCGCCGGAACGATCATCGCGGCGCTGTTCGTACTCTGCAGCGGCTACGTCTGGACCCTGGTCGCCACGCACCTGAGCGACCTCACGACGCGCCAGGCAATGACCGTCAGCGCGCTTCCGGTCGTCGTCTGCCTCGGGTGGCTCGTCCTGCCGCTGGTGTAG
- a CDS encoding ABC transporter substrate-binding protein, with protein MLNRRQLLALTGAGTAGLLAGCTGGSDRDENEFVSTYLGTVEDVQFNPRNITLEADWGMMAALYADAAVESRTHGEFYPVGLSDYTIDGDRLTATVHDSLTWHNGDSVTAEDVVRSVQVGYIGRENVVDYFDDIEDMYAEDDHTAVFELNDTYNPVAIQTYVLSEHPIHAHEEVYGDLVDRYLDASESEREDIQAELAELNHRDPEPYACGPFELENIDNQGAHFVKYDDYPWADIKGNLEDNWDLDLSSYPDELNYDGLRFRFFGERAALHQAAMNGDIDGGDGFEIESEDELSSNYPDGADYNPIVSGWNDAFVFNWVNGEHADAWRDARVRKAFAHILNFEGISEQYHGEYGVVDTTFGGMTPVMEEYVSDDFLDSLTTYDEDWDRAEELLEDAGLTKEDDRWYKPNGELLEARWAAPSTVQWQIDGIEYAASNLNQFGIESEVTVVEGTTFFGQTLPSLDYELTRGFIGFSNVMTGWDLSWTRYDGENEDEEPFSYYLSEPYGEPGVEVPPVGEPDSDDRIEVDPVELVSQLTYTTDEAELMELSETLAWTFNQSVPKLPGSAGVYGWFMMGDRWDYPNDYGNDPTAGFMPFTYSLPQIGALSRKE; from the coding sequence TTGCTCAACCGACGACAGCTGCTAGCCCTCACCGGCGCGGGGACGGCGGGCTTGCTCGCCGGATGTACCGGCGGCAGCGACCGGGACGAAAACGAATTCGTCTCGACGTACCTCGGCACGGTGGAGGACGTCCAGTTCAATCCGCGAAACATTACGCTCGAGGCCGACTGGGGCATGATGGCGGCGCTGTACGCTGACGCCGCGGTCGAGTCACGGACGCACGGCGAGTTCTATCCGGTCGGGCTGTCCGACTACACCATCGACGGGGACCGACTGACCGCGACCGTCCACGACTCGCTCACGTGGCACAACGGGGACTCGGTCACGGCGGAAGACGTCGTTCGATCGGTTCAAGTCGGCTATATCGGCCGCGAAAACGTCGTCGACTACTTCGACGATATCGAGGACATGTACGCCGAGGACGATCACACCGCGGTTTTCGAGCTCAACGACACCTACAATCCGGTGGCGATCCAGACGTACGTCCTCAGCGAGCACCCGATACACGCTCACGAAGAAGTCTACGGCGACCTCGTCGACCGGTACCTTGACGCCTCGGAATCCGAACGCGAGGATATACAGGCCGAACTCGCCGAACTCAACCACCGCGATCCCGAGCCCTACGCCTGCGGTCCGTTCGAACTCGAGAACATCGACAACCAGGGCGCACACTTCGTCAAGTACGACGACTACCCGTGGGCGGACATCAAGGGGAACCTCGAGGACAACTGGGATCTCGACCTGTCGTCGTACCCTGACGAACTCAACTACGACGGACTGCGATTCAGATTCTTCGGCGAGCGGGCCGCGCTGCACCAGGCGGCGATGAACGGCGATATCGACGGCGGCGACGGCTTCGAGATCGAGTCCGAAGACGAACTGTCCTCGAACTACCCCGATGGCGCGGACTACAACCCGATCGTCTCTGGATGGAACGACGCGTTTGTCTTCAACTGGGTCAACGGCGAGCACGCCGACGCGTGGCGAGACGCCCGCGTTCGGAAGGCGTTCGCACACATCCTGAACTTCGAGGGGATCAGCGAGCAGTACCACGGCGAGTACGGCGTCGTCGACACGACGTTCGGCGGGATGACGCCAGTCATGGAGGAGTACGTGTCGGACGACTTCCTCGACAGCCTGACGACCTACGACGAGGACTGGGACCGCGCCGAGGAGTTGCTCGAGGACGCCGGCCTGACCAAAGAGGACGACCGGTGGTACAAACCGAATGGCGAACTCCTCGAGGCGCGGTGGGCGGCGCCCTCGACCGTGCAGTGGCAGATCGATGGGATAGAGTACGCGGCGTCGAACTTGAACCAGTTCGGCATCGAGTCCGAGGTCACGGTCGTCGAGGGGACGACGTTCTTCGGGCAGACGCTGCCGAGTCTCGACTACGAACTCACGCGCGGGTTCATCGGTTTCTCGAACGTGATGACGGGGTGGGACCTCTCGTGGACCCGGTACGACGGCGAGAACGAGGACGAGGAACCGTTCTCGTACTACCTCAGCGAACCCTACGGCGAACCGGGCGTCGAGGTACCGCCGGTCGGAGAACCGGACAGCGACGACCGGATCGAAGTCGATCCGGTCGAGTTGGTCAGCCAGCTTACGTACACGACCGACGAGGCTGAACTGATGGAGCTCTCCGAGACGCTCGCCTGGACGTTCAATCAGTCCGTTCCGAAGCTCCCCGGCTCGGCGGGGGTGTACGGCTGGTTCATGATGGGCGATCGGTGGGACTACCCGAACGACTACGGCAACGACCCCACGGCGGGCTTCATGCCCTTCACCTACTCGCTGCCACAAATCGGCGCGCTCTCCCGGAAGGAGTAG
- a CDS encoding ABC transporter permease: MEYFVKRTGMAVATFVAVITLSFGLVRLMPGGPMDYIRQMNEGAGQSPDEVARQVELYAAMNPDEPLWQQYLSYLGNVLRGDLGRSTWYHEPVAEILGNAMPWTIFVSIISMILIYLIGISIGAFMAYVEGTRFDVSWSGASILLTSIPFYVVGLVLVSVLGYNLDLFPTGGHYGSGIDEGFNLAFIASVIHHGALPILSLVLAGFGAVALQMRGNAIQVLGEDYLRVARLRALSQRRIALRYVARNAILPMYTSMMISIGSLFGSSIILEQIFQYPGVGYFMFRAISARDYPLMMGTFLFITAGVIVGVYLADLTYGYIDPRAESGDSEAF, translated from the coding sequence ATTGAGTACTTCGTGAAACGAACGGGGATGGCCGTCGCGACGTTCGTCGCCGTCATCACCCTCTCCTTCGGCCTCGTTCGGCTCATGCCGGGCGGCCCGATGGACTACATCCGACAGATGAACGAGGGGGCCGGCCAGAGTCCGGACGAGGTCGCCCGGCAGGTGGAACTCTACGCGGCGATGAACCCTGACGAACCGCTCTGGCAGCAGTACCTCTCGTACCTTGGGAACGTCCTGCGGGGCGATCTGGGACGATCGACCTGGTACCACGAACCGGTCGCCGAGATCCTCGGCAACGCGATGCCGTGGACGATCTTCGTCTCGATCATCTCGATGATCCTCATCTACCTGATCGGGATCAGCATCGGCGCGTTCATGGCGTACGTCGAGGGGACGCGATTCGACGTCTCCTGGTCGGGCGCGTCGATTCTGCTCACGTCGATCCCGTTCTACGTGGTCGGTCTTGTCCTCGTTTCAGTCCTGGGATACAACCTCGACCTGTTTCCGACGGGCGGCCACTATGGCTCGGGGATCGACGAGGGGTTTAACCTCGCGTTCATCGCGAGCGTCATTCACCACGGCGCGCTCCCGATCCTCTCGCTGGTGCTCGCGGGCTTCGGTGCCGTTGCCCTCCAGATGCGCGGCAACGCGATTCAGGTCCTCGGTGAGGACTACCTTCGCGTCGCGCGACTCCGGGCGCTGTCCCAGCGCCGGATCGCGCTGCGGTACGTCGCGCGGAACGCGATCTTGCCCATGTACACCTCGATGATGATTTCGATCGGCTCCCTGTTCGGGAGTTCGATCATCTTGGAGCAGATCTTCCAGTACCCCGGCGTCGGCTACTTCATGTTTCGAGCGATAAGCGCCCGCGATTACCCCTTGATGATGGGGACGTTCCTCTTCATCACCGCCGGCGTGATCGTTGGCGTCTACCTCGCGGACCTGACCTACGGCTACATCGATCCGAGAGCGGAGAGTGGTGACAGTGAAGCGTTCTGA
- a CDS encoding ABC transporter permease, producing the protein MKRSESNTATDGGSIAREPAQSPFETVSEIEITRSERYRALVNEYVITPAHILWDDWRARVGFLITLSFLLIGTVGVLLVEETYAGHGDTLVAPFQTMAHPLGTDGLGRDILSQLVHATPAMLEMMAAGAIFSTVMAVFWGVTAGYKGGSVDQTMMAVTDVLMTIPGLPLVVVLAAVIDPSSAWMIGVVLVVNAWAGFARALRSEVMKLRQESYVEASRTMGISLPAIVTKDILPNVMPLVVVNFVTTARNVIMMSVGLYFLGLLPNTGFNWGVMMNAAYGQGGVYLSSLFHWFYAPMVVIVTLSLGLLLLGQGLDRIFNPRIRARHMNTDDEPTSEPQH; encoded by the coding sequence GTGAAGCGTTCTGAGTCGAACACGGCGACCGACGGCGGCAGCATCGCTCGCGAACCAGCCCAGTCACCGTTCGAAACGGTGTCCGAAATCGAGATCACGCGCTCGGAGCGCTATCGAGCGCTCGTCAACGAGTACGTGATCACGCCGGCGCACATCCTCTGGGACGACTGGCGGGCCAGGGTCGGCTTCCTGATCACGCTGTCGTTCCTGCTGATCGGGACCGTCGGCGTCCTCCTCGTCGAGGAGACCTACGCGGGACACGGCGACACGCTCGTCGCGCCGTTCCAGACGATGGCTCATCCGCTCGGCACGGACGGACTCGGCCGGGACATCCTCAGCCAACTTGTCCACGCGACCCCGGCGATGCTCGAGATGATGGCCGCCGGCGCCATCTTCTCGACGGTGATGGCGGTCTTCTGGGGCGTCACCGCCGGCTACAAGGGTGGTTCGGTCGACCAGACGATGATGGCCGTCACAGACGTGCTGATGACGATTCCGGGACTGCCGCTCGTCGTCGTGCTCGCGGCCGTCATCGACCCCTCGAGCGCGTGGATGATCGGCGTTGTCCTCGTCGTCAACGCGTGGGCCGGCTTCGCCCGCGCGCTTCGATCCGAGGTGATGAAGCTCCGCCAGGAGTCCTACGTCGAGGCCTCGCGGACGATGGGCATCTCGCTGCCGGCGATCGTGACGAAGGACATTCTGCCGAACGTCATGCCGCTAGTCGTCGTCAACTTTGTGACGACCGCGCGAAACGTCATCATGATGTCCGTCGGGCTCTACTTCCTCGGCTTGCTGCCCAACACGGGCTTCAACTGGGGCGTGATGATGAACGCCGCGTACGGACAGGGCGGCGTCTACCTCTCGTCGCTGTTCCACTGGTTCTACGCACCGATGGTCGTCATCGTCACCCTGTCGCTGGGACTGTTGTTGCTCGGCCAGGGGCTCGACCGTATCTTCAACCCACGAATCCGCGCTCGACACATGAACACCGACGACGAACCGACGTCCGAACCACAGCATTAG
- a CDS encoding oligopeptide/dipeptide ABC transporter ATP-binding protein: MPQSATRATNTEFEIDDPIVSIRNASVTFDMERGRSKVLNDVSMDIERNEILGVVGESGSGKSMFADALLDAVVDPGVLGGSVAYYPTPGEVVEILELSTKELKQYRWAEISMVFQGAMSSFNPTMKIRTHFQETLDAHGANPAEGMRRARELLTDLYLDPDRVLDAYPHELSGGMRQRTLIVLSMILQPKVLVMDEPTAALDLLMQRSILKLLTEIKEKYDITLIFITHDLPLVAELADRVAVMYAFEFVEVGPTQELLANAAHPYTRSLLNTTPNMSTPVEEMKPIDGSSPDPVDVPTGCSYHPRCPLATTECRTDDPDYHQIRPEHRSKCFHWRDAEAEIPLSIPDLREVSD, encoded by the coding sequence ATGCCCCAATCAGCAACACGCGCGACCAACACCGAATTCGAGATCGACGACCCGATTGTCTCCATCCGAAACGCCAGCGTCACCTTCGACATGGAACGCGGCCGATCGAAGGTGCTGAACGACGTCAGCATGGATATCGAACGAAACGAAATTCTCGGCGTCGTCGGGGAGAGCGGCTCGGGCAAATCGATGTTCGCCGACGCACTGCTCGACGCCGTCGTCGACCCCGGCGTGCTCGGCGGCTCGGTCGCCTACTATCCGACGCCCGGCGAGGTGGTCGAGATCTTAGAACTCAGCACGAAAGAGTTGAAGCAGTACCGCTGGGCCGAGATTTCGATGGTGTTCCAAGGGGCGATGAGTTCGTTCAACCCGACGATGAAGATCAGGACGCATTTCCAGGAGACCCTCGACGCTCACGGCGCGAACCCCGCCGAAGGCATGCGACGGGCCAGGGAGTTGCTGACGGATTTGTACCTCGACCCCGACCGCGTCCTCGACGCCTACCCGCACGAACTCAGCGGCGGCATGCGCCAGCGGACCCTCATCGTGCTCAGCATGATCTTGCAGCCGAAGGTGCTCGTCATGGACGAACCGACCGCCGCGCTCGACCTGCTGATGCAGCGGTCGATCCTCAAGCTGCTGACGGAGATCAAAGAGAAGTACGACATCACGCTGATCTTCATCACCCACGACCTGCCGCTGGTCGCCGAACTCGCCGACCGCGTGGCCGTGATGTACGCCTTCGAGTTCGTCGAGGTCGGCCCGACGCAGGAACTCCTCGCGAACGCCGCCCACCCGTACACGCGGTCGCTGCTCAACACGACGCCGAACATGAGCACACCCGTCGAGGAGATGAAACCGATCGACGGCTCAAGTCCCGACCCAGTCGACGTCCCGACCGGGTGTTCGTACCACCCGCGCTGTCCGCTCGCGACGACGGAGTGTCGGACCGACGACCCCGACTACCACCAGATCCGGCCGGAACATCGGAGCAAGTGCTTCCACTGGCGGGACGCCGAGGCGGAAATTCCGCTGTCCATCCCTGACCTCCGGGAGGTGAGCGACTGA
- a CDS encoding ABC transporter ATP-binding protein, giving the protein MATDRDDVVLSLEDVEVYFEDNSGSVLNPFSKPNTVRAVDGVSLDIHENEVIALIGESGCGKTTLGKTAIGLQQPTGGSVTYRGQNVQDAKTGNGEIEIPFWEIRQALQIIHQDPGSALNPNRKVMASLESPLKKWEKHLSKADRTARVLGLLERVGMSPPEDYAYRFPHQLSGGEKQRVALIRALLMNPDVILADEAISALDVSLRIEMMDLMHELQEMFDTSFLFISHDFSNARYITEKVGGRIGVMYLGELVEIGPAEEVAQNPQHPYTKSLRWATPDFQTMGRSEEMPIRKIDVPDPVNPPSGCRFHTRCPEVIQPDGLDLESDEWGRVLDFRQRIENGKIDLEARRRTVAATDGAADAESAAAEVSDEALAIKLRHEFSLEGPLTQQRAETVLDEAIRALVEGRRDEAVAQLGDLFTTPCEQRRPVSEEVGPDHVAACLRHSHRREESGADSSSSSSSEAAGD; this is encoded by the coding sequence ATGGCCACCGATCGCGACGACGTCGTGCTCTCGCTCGAGGACGTCGAAGTCTACTTCGAAGACAACTCGGGGAGCGTCCTGAACCCGTTCTCGAAGCCGAATACCGTACGGGCGGTCGACGGCGTCTCACTCGACATCCACGAGAACGAGGTGATCGCGCTGATCGGCGAGAGCGGCTGCGGGAAGACCACCCTCGGCAAGACGGCGATCGGCCTGCAGCAACCGACCGGCGGCAGCGTAACGTACCGCGGCCAGAACGTCCAGGACGCGAAGACCGGCAACGGCGAGATCGAGATCCCGTTCTGGGAGATCCGGCAGGCGCTCCAGATCATCCACCAGGACCCCGGCAGCGCTCTAAACCCGAACCGCAAGGTGATGGCGAGTCTCGAGTCGCCGCTCAAGAAGTGGGAGAAACACCTCTCGAAGGCGGATCGAACCGCGCGCGTGTTAGGGTTGCTCGAGCGCGTCGGCATGTCGCCGCCCGAGGACTACGCCTACCGGTTCCCCCACCAGCTCTCGGGCGGCGAGAAGCAACGCGTCGCGTTGATCCGCGCGCTTCTGATGAATCCGGATGTAATCCTGGCCGACGAGGCGATCAGCGCGCTCGACGTCTCCTTGCGCATCGAGATGATGGACCTGATGCACGAACTGCAGGAGATGTTCGACACGTCGTTCCTGTTCATCTCCCACGACTTCTCGAACGCGCGGTACATCACCGAGAAGGTCGGCGGCCGAATCGGCGTGATGTACCTCGGCGAACTGGTCGAGATCGGTCCCGCAGAGGAGGTCGCTCAGAACCCCCAACATCCCTACACCAAGTCGCTACGGTGGGCGACACCGGACTTCCAGACGATGGGTCGATCCGAGGAGATGCCGATCCGCAAGATCGACGTCCCCGACCCCGTCAACCCGCCGAGCGGCTGTCGGTTCCACACCCGCTGTCCCGAGGTGATCCAGCCCGACGGGCTCGACCTCGAGTCGGACGAGTGGGGGCGGGTGCTCGACTTCCGCCAGCGCATCGAAAACGGTAAGATCGATCTCGAGGCTCGCCGTCGGACCGTCGCGGCGACCGACGGGGCTGCGGATGCGGAGTCCGCGGCCGCTGAGGTGTCCGACGAGGCACTCGCGATCAAACTCCGCCACGAGTTCAGCCTCGAGGGTCCCCTCACCCAGCAACGGGCCGAGACGGTGCTCGACGAGGCGATTCGGGCGCTCGTCGAAGGGCGACGCGATGAGGCAGTCGCCCAGCTCGGCGACCTGTTCACGACGCCCTGTGAGCAGCGGCGCCCAGTCTCGGAGGAAGTCGGCCCCGATCACGTCGCCGCCTGCCTCCGCCACTCCCACCGTCGCGAGGAGTCGGGCGCCGACTCGAGTTCGAGTTCGTCGTCGGAGGCGGCGGGCGACTGA
- a CDS encoding PIG-L deacetylase family protein yields MDLLAIVAHPDDAEIFCGGTLAKHADRGDDVTIAYMTRGEFGGFDTTQAELADTREAEARRAADALGALVTFLEFEDGRITYSLENRLAIVDTLREHDPDIVLTHYADDMHPDHRATSRLVTDAYYMSSLPLLETEHPPAGPSNVYYFGKPTSSFDPDVVVDITDVQERKEEAALHHESQIEWLEEHGGIDAEFSDFVEGMRATGHALGRQAGATYAEGFTRLHDASVEHLK; encoded by the coding sequence ATGGATCTGCTCGCAATCGTAGCCCATCCGGACGACGCCGAAATCTTCTGCGGTGGAACGCTCGCAAAACACGCCGACCGCGGCGACGACGTCACGATCGCCTACATGACCCGCGGCGAGTTCGGCGGCTTTGACACGACCCAGGCGGAACTCGCCGACACCCGCGAAGCGGAGGCCCGACGCGCGGCGGACGCCCTCGGCGCGTTGGTCACCTTCCTCGAGTTCGAAGACGGCCGGATCACCTACTCGCTCGAGAACCGACTCGCGATCGTCGACACCCTCCGGGAGCACGACCCCGATATTGTCCTCACCCACTACGCGGACGACATGCACCCCGACCACCGGGCTACGTCGCGACTCGTGACCGACGCCTACTACATGTCCTCGTTGCCCCTGCTCGAGACCGAACACCCGCCCGCCGGTCCGTCGAACGTCTACTACTTTGGCAAGCCGACGTCGTCGTTCGACCCAGACGTCGTCGTCGACATTACCGACGTTCAGGAACGGAAGGAGGAGGCCGCCCTCCACCACGAGTCGCAGATCGAGTGGCTCGAGGAACACGGAGGCATCGACGCTGAGTTCAGCGACTTCGTCGAGGGCATGCGCGCCACGGGCCACGCCCTCGGCCGGCAGGCGGGCGCGACCTACGCCGAAGGGTTCACCCGGTTGCACGACGCGTCGGTCGAGCACCTCAAGTGA
- a CDS encoding RidA family protein, with translation MEPIHTDDAPAAIGPYSQGVRDGDRIFVSGQGPVDPETGDIVGEDIKEQTERTLENVAAVLEAGGSSLDNVVKATVFVTDMDDYADVNEVYAEYMSDPFPARSAVEVADLPIDIGVEIEIIATV, from the coding sequence ATGGAACCAATTCACACAGACGACGCGCCGGCGGCGATCGGACCGTACTCGCAGGGAGTGCGAGACGGCGACCGGATCTTCGTCTCTGGACAGGGACCCGTCGACCCCGAAACCGGCGACATCGTCGGCGAGGACATCAAAGAACAGACCGAACGAACCCTCGAGAACGTCGCCGCGGTGCTCGAGGCGGGCGGCAGTTCGCTCGACAACGTCGTGAAGGCGACGGTGTTCGTCACCGACATGGACGACTACGCCGACGTGAACGAGGTGTACGCCGAGTACATGAGCGACCCGTTCCCCGCACGGAGCGCGGTCGAAGTGGCCGATCTACCGATCGATATCGGCGTCGAAATCGAGATTATCGCGACCGTATGA
- a CDS encoding zinc-dependent alcohol dehydrogenase has translation MSDREHTEAVPDGGVQRAVVTDGTGTAWAEDREIPDPGPGEALVRVTAIGICGSDVGLVEGEGPPWTDFPVVLGHEVAGEVVELGEGVDDLEVGQRVALHGFVYCGTCGACRDGRYYQCDDLKEIGFTVDGGYRKYAAWPAYTLTPLPDDVSDVEATQIDSAGCTLHAMNRVETSFTDTAAVLGPGALGLYGVQLLRAQGVTDVVLTGTRDEPLEAGRKLGATRTVNICEEDPVEAIRAHTDGRGVDICVEAAGAGDVLETCVQSAAKQGKIVLTGVFGERKAIDPDQIVAKELTVVGGVTASHAVDEVIELFRRGDLTVDGVVTHEFPLEEFEEAFKTIRERRDGIVKAVLRP, from the coding sequence ATGAGCGACCGAGAGCACACCGAAGCGGTGCCCGACGGCGGCGTCCAGCGGGCGGTCGTCACCGACGGAACCGGGACCGCGTGGGCCGAGGATCGCGAGATTCCCGACCCCGGGCCGGGCGAGGCGCTCGTCCGGGTCACCGCGATCGGCATCTGCGGGAGCGACGTCGGCCTCGTCGAGGGCGAGGGACCGCCCTGGACCGACTTCCCCGTCGTCCTCGGTCACGAGGTCGCGGGCGAGGTCGTCGAACTCGGCGAAGGCGTCGACGATCTCGAGGTCGGGCAGCGGGTCGCCCTCCACGGGTTCGTCTACTGTGGCACCTGCGGGGCGTGCCGGGACGGTCGCTACTACCAGTGTGACGACCTCAAAGAGATCGGCTTCACGGTCGACGGCGGCTACCGAAAGTACGCCGCCTGGCCCGCCTACACGCTGACGCCGCTGCCGGACGACGTCTCCGACGTCGAGGCGACGCAGATCGACTCCGCTGGCTGTACCCTCCACGCGATGAACCGCGTCGAGACGTCGTTCACCGACACGGCCGCCGTCCTCGGCCCCGGCGCGCTCGGCCTGTACGGCGTCCAGTTGCTTCGAGCTCAGGGCGTCACGGACGTCGTGCTGACCGGGACGCGCGACGAACCGCTCGAGGCCGGGCGAAAGCTCGGCGCGACGCGGACGGTCAACATCTGCGAGGAGGACCCGGTCGAGGCGATCAGAGCGCACACCGACGGCCGCGGCGTCGATATCTGCGTCGAGGCCGCCGGCGCGGGCGACGTCCTCGAGACCTGCGTGCAGAGCGCGGCGAAGCAGGGGAAGATCGTTCTCACCGGCGTCTTCGGCGAGCGCAAGGCGATCGATCCCGACCAGATCGTCGCGAAGGAACTCACCGTGGTCGGCGGCGTCACCGCCTCCCACGCCGTCGACGAGGTCATCGAGCTCTTCCGACGGGGCGACCTGACCGTCGACGGCGTCGTCACCCACGAGTTCCCGCTCGAGGAGTTCGAGGAGGCCTTCAAAACCATCAGAGAGCGCCGCGACGGCATCGTCAAGGCGGTGCTCCGGCCGTAG
- a CDS encoding glutamine amidotransferase: MSADDGPVILLAGESWRTLSFEIKGRNVVADGEYVEGADHLVAALEAAGASVEFQPCHVAVDAFPRSREELDAYDLVLLSDIGADSLQITPRVAAGETDVDRCALLERWVRDGGALGMIGGYMSFAGVGGQARYARTAVADALPVRIAPHDDRIEVPGGVAPRRTGGPDSLPEEWPVVLGYNRLEADPDADVWASVGDDPLLVVGDHGDGRAFAFATDCAPHWAPLDFLEWERLPEIWDAILEATVGS; this comes from the coding sequence ATGTCGGCCGACGACGGCCCAGTTATCCTCCTCGCCGGCGAATCCTGGCGGACCCTCTCGTTCGAGATCAAGGGCCGGAACGTGGTCGCCGACGGCGAGTACGTCGAGGGCGCGGATCACCTCGTCGCCGCCCTCGAGGCGGCGGGCGCGAGCGTCGAGTTCCAGCCCTGCCACGTCGCGGTCGACGCCTTTCCGCGTTCGCGCGAGGAACTCGACGCGTACGACCTCGTGCTCCTGAGCGACATCGGGGCCGACTCGCTCCAGATCACGCCGCGGGTCGCGGCCGGCGAGACCGACGTCGACCGGTGTGCCCTGCTCGAACGGTGGGTCCGCGACGGCGGCGCGCTCGGGATGATCGGCGGCTACATGAGCTTCGCCGGCGTCGGCGGACAGGCGCGGTACGCACGCACCGCCGTCGCCGACGCGCTTCCGGTCCGGATCGCGCCGCACGACGACCGCATCGAAGTGCCGGGCGGCGTCGCGCCCCGCCGAACTGGCGGCCCGGACTCGCTGCCCGAAGAGTGGCCCGTCGTGCTCGGTTACAACCGCCTCGAGGCGGACCCGGACGCCGACGTCTGGGCGTCCGTCGGCGACGACCCGCTGCTCGTCGTCGGCGATCACGGCGACGGGCGCGCGTTCGCGTTCGCGACGGACTGTGCGCCCCACTGGGCGCCCCTCGACTTTCTCGAGTGGGAGCGGTTGCCCGAGATCTGGGACGCGATTCTCGAGGCGACGGTCGGCTCCTAG